Proteins encoded within one genomic window of Microbacterium soli:
- a CDS encoding o-succinylbenzoate synthase: MTPPLTELLDTARVVALPMNTRFRGVDVREALLLEGPAGWAEFSPFVEYEDAEAATWLRAAVDFAWSTQPTPLRERIPVNATVPAVTAERVPEVLARFDGCRTAKVKVAEPGQVPADDIARVRAVREAMGPEGRIRVDANGGWSVDEAERAIHALAEFDLEYAEQPCATVGELAELRRRVKHTGIPIAADESVRKAADPLAVARAQAADLIVIKAQPLGGIRRALGIVAEAGLPAVVSSALDTAVGLSQGAALAAALPALDYDCGLGTASLFADDVADARPSGGSVSAARVTPDAAALARLEAPADRRDWWLERLRRCHALIELR; the protein is encoded by the coding sequence CCCGGTTCCGCGGGGTGGACGTGCGCGAAGCGCTGCTTCTGGAGGGGCCGGCGGGCTGGGCCGAGTTCTCGCCGTTCGTCGAATACGAGGATGCCGAGGCCGCGACCTGGCTGCGGGCCGCCGTCGACTTCGCGTGGAGCACCCAGCCGACGCCCCTGCGCGAGCGCATCCCCGTCAACGCGACGGTGCCCGCGGTGACCGCCGAGCGGGTGCCCGAGGTGCTGGCGCGCTTCGACGGATGCCGCACGGCCAAGGTCAAGGTCGCCGAGCCCGGTCAGGTGCCGGCCGACGACATCGCCCGCGTGCGCGCGGTGCGGGAGGCGATGGGGCCGGAGGGCCGCATCCGTGTCGATGCCAACGGCGGCTGGAGCGTCGACGAGGCGGAGCGCGCGATCCATGCGCTGGCCGAGTTCGATCTGGAGTACGCCGAGCAGCCCTGCGCGACCGTGGGCGAGCTGGCCGAGCTGCGGCGGAGGGTGAAGCACACCGGCATCCCCATCGCCGCCGACGAGAGCGTGCGCAAGGCCGCCGATCCGCTGGCCGTGGCGCGGGCGCAGGCCGCGGACCTCATCGTCATCAAGGCGCAGCCGTTGGGCGGCATCCGCCGCGCCCTGGGCATCGTCGCCGAGGCGGGCCTGCCCGCGGTCGTCTCCAGCGCGCTGGACACGGCGGTCGGGCTGTCGCAGGGTGCGGCGCTGGCCGCAGCCCTCCCCGCCCTGGACTACGACTGCGGGCTGGGCACGGCATCGCTGTTCGCGGACGACGTCGCGGATGCGCGCCCGTCCGGCGGGTCGGTGTCGGCGGCGCGGGTGACTCCGGATGCCGCGGCGCTGGCGCGCCTGGAGGCCCCCGCCGACCGACGGGACTGGTGGCTGGAGCGCCTGCGGCGCTGCCACGCCCTGATCGAACTGCGCTGA
- a CDS encoding TetR/AcrR family transcriptional regulator: MSTPATRSRENTRARLLDAAAQVFAEVGLEGATVEAVCERAGFTRGAFYSNFESKDELFLTLASSLGEARLNSVRERVSTMVGSGELSVADPVDLVRRIMDSGADDRMGVMMLSEIRIRALRDPGFSVAYLAQESEMVGSIATIIQDIVDAGQIRLRVDAEQAARLLMIVWEGMTVRDAIDGGDADRLRSAGSEALGRMVELLRE; encoded by the coding sequence ATGTCGACACCCGCGACGCGGAGCCGGGAGAACACCCGGGCGCGCCTTCTGGACGCCGCCGCGCAGGTGTTCGCCGAGGTGGGCCTGGAGGGCGCGACCGTCGAGGCGGTCTGCGAGCGCGCCGGATTCACCCGCGGCGCCTTCTACTCGAACTTCGAGTCCAAGGACGAACTGTTCCTCACTCTCGCATCGAGCCTGGGGGAGGCCCGCCTGAACTCGGTGCGCGAACGGGTGAGCACGATGGTCGGCTCGGGGGAGCTGTCGGTCGCCGATCCCGTCGATCTCGTGAGACGGATCATGGACTCCGGTGCGGATGACCGCATGGGCGTCATGATGTTGAGCGAGATCCGCATCAGAGCCCTCCGCGATCCGGGGTTCAGCGTCGCCTACCTCGCCCAGGAGAGCGAGATGGTCGGCAGCATCGCCACGATCATCCAGGACATCGTCGACGCGGGCCAGATCCGCCTGCGCGTGGATGCCGAGCAGGCGGCACGGCTGCTCATGATCGTCTGGGAGGGCATGACCGTGCGCGACGCGATCGACGGCGGCGATGCGGACCGGCTGCGCAGCGCGGGTAGCGAGGCCCTGGGCCGGATGGTCGAGCTGCTGCGCGAGTAG